A genomic stretch from Shewanella sediminis HAW-EB3 includes:
- a CDS encoding formate dehydrogenase subunit gamma, with amino-acid sequence MNRAIRLFSFIVISLFVSTAAMAADVATLQPQQWQTIQEHAIEGDIPELRGMPTQVELLMPASVPEEADETILGYLGATDSIAFLVFASLFGVIALFIIFIMVNGISRLDNGFSGKMIKRWSGLSISVHWLGAIACILLMLTGLVLAGGRHYFEPSMNASSWTSLVGLSSSLHELMAFPFILGYILMILMWAPKQIPASYDLKWFAVLGGYLNTGKKHHPDAGFANAGEKLWFWVFALFGGLMVISGLTMMFPETFVVTKNTANLMLVMHIASTIIISAFSVVHIFMATVMSEGGMSNMTSGYCDENWAKQHHNLWFNELK; translated from the coding sequence ATGAACAGAGCAATAAGATTGTTTAGTTTTATTGTCATCAGCCTGTTTGTCTCAACGGCAGCAATGGCCGCTGATGTTGCAACATTGCAGCCTCAGCAGTGGCAAACTATCCAGGAACACGCTATTGAGGGTGACATCCCAGAACTGCGTGGTATGCCAACACAAGTTGAGTTATTGATGCCTGCATCGGTACCGGAAGAAGCAGATGAAACCATCTTAGGTTACTTAGGTGCCACAGATAGCATCGCATTTCTGGTTTTTGCCAGCCTGTTTGGCGTCATCGCCTTGTTTATCATCTTCATCATGGTGAACGGTATCTCACGTCTGGATAACGGCTTCTCGGGTAAGATGATCAAACGTTGGTCTGGCTTAAGTATCAGTGTGCATTGGCTGGGAGCGATTGCCTGCATCCTGCTAATGCTAACGGGTCTGGTCTTAGCGGGCGGTCGACACTACTTCGAACCAAGCATGAATGCATCTAGCTGGACATCGCTCGTCGGTCTGTCAAGCAGCCTGCATGAGCTAATGGCATTCCCCTTCATCCTGGGTTACATCCTGATGATATTGATGTGGGCACCAAAGCAAATTCCAGCAAGCTATGACTTGAAGTGGTTTGCCGTATTGGGTGGCTACCTGAATACAGGTAAGAAGCATCACCCGGATGCGGGCTTTGCCAATGCCGGTGAAAAACTGTGGTTCTGGGTATTTGCACTCTTTGGTGGCCTGATGGTGATTTCAGGTCTGACAATGATGTTCCCTGAAACCTTCGTTGTCACTAAGAATACCGCTAATTTGATGCTGGTAATGCACATTGCCTCAACCATCATCATCAGCGCCTTCTCAGTAGTACACATCTTCATGGCGACAGTCATGTCTGAAGGTGGCATGTCTAACATGACCTCTGGCTACTGTGACGAAAACTGGGCGAAGCAGCACCATAACCTTTGGTTCAACGAACTGAAGTAA
- a CDS encoding porin, with translation MNTMNTLKSLVAIAVGLCSYNAHADDAQTLEQRIANLENNAAPSQFKNSQVSLYGSIRPTLSYLDDDQDKTWDVRDALSRVGIKASTEFADGWSAIAQGEWSVDIANSGNFGKARQAYAAIASPYGQVGIGKQRPAQYTLVAEYVDIFNHGNSPYAYDHESPFFVDNFVTYKLVTGGFTLMAGAQVDGNSGDTGADMVNLGVGYDLDQLHLGLGYVSQNTQTDAGIEGDDQTIGGVVAYTFSNDLYVAVSYQDKQYNFDALSQDRSGSTLDSALAYPIAKNYKVKLGYFQFKDGINDNTSADYDGFNTTLEWNPTSNVRVHLEYLAKNSDNRADDQALTLGFRYDFNLNWKG, from the coding sequence ATGAATACGATGAATACACTAAAATCACTCGTGGCGATTGCCGTTGGTCTATGTAGCTACAACGCCCATGCCGATGATGCACAAACTCTAGAGCAACGCATTGCGAATCTCGAAAACAACGCCGCACCATCACAGTTTAAAAACAGCCAGGTAAGTCTATACGGTTCAATCCGTCCAACCCTTAGCTACCTGGATGATGATCAGGATAAAACCTGGGATGTTCGTGATGCCCTGTCTCGCGTCGGCATCAAGGCCAGCACAGAGTTTGCCGATGGCTGGAGCGCTATCGCTCAGGGTGAGTGGAGCGTCGATATCGCCAACTCAGGGAACTTTGGTAAGGCACGTCAGGCCTATGCCGCTATCGCTTCACCTTACGGACAGGTAGGTATTGGTAAGCAACGTCCGGCTCAATACACCTTAGTTGCCGAGTACGTCGATATCTTTAACCATGGTAACAGCCCATACGCTTATGACCATGAGAGCCCATTCTTCGTGGATAACTTCGTGACCTATAAGCTGGTAACAGGTGGTTTCACCTTGATGGCAGGTGCACAAGTTGACGGCAATAGCGGTGACACTGGTGCCGATATGGTCAACTTAGGTGTCGGTTACGATTTAGACCAACTACACCTTGGCCTAGGTTATGTCAGCCAAAACACACAGACCGATGCCGGTATCGAAGGCGATGACCAGACTATTGGCGGCGTCGTCGCTTATACCTTCAGCAACGATCTCTATGTCGCTGTCAGCTATCAGGATAAGCAATATAACTTCGATGCCTTAAGCCAGGACCGAAGTGGCAGCACATTAGACAGTGCACTGGCCTACCCTATTGCTAAAAACTACAAGGTTAAACTGGGTTACTTCCAGTTTAAAGATGGCATCAATGACAACACATCAGCCGACTATGATGGTTTCAACACTACCCTTGAGTGGAACCCAACCTCAAATGTACGTGTTCATCTTGAGTACTTAGCCAAGAACTCTGACAACCGCGCCGATGATCAAGCGTTGACCTTAGGCTTCAGATACGACTTCAACCTGAATTGGAAAGGTTAA
- a CDS encoding methyl-accepting chemotaxis protein — protein sequence MVTLVALCLLISNWLSYIELKESTIANTNEKLRSIAKYESNNIEEWFTEKAKSIDALASHYQQGTYKGNYAQAARLSTDVGGVARIYFGFDDGSAYSTETSSKWIDGKAIPEQYDPRTRPWYQQGKATTALDVTDIYVDDGTGHDVISILKNLGDGVVLGDIELTFLADAVKAVDYPGAVVLITDQTGKVLASESKRLISGTHFSDFGLPEVERNMLSQDEVMQEYTLDGVDKIAFSKAINLVNGKKWYLLIGLKKSVAYAAVDKALSNAMISSLIMLALAISVLLSVLYVIYKPILLLKEMVTELSKGNGDLTRRLEVKNLDDLGEISQGINQFIANLQSMMLEVLQSSTHIGSSVERLKSETEANSHILAAHTTETEQIVAAIEEMSATANDVARNGAETASFTQVTNSQTLESKAVVGQATDTVAQLVREVENTSANIAEIDRDTVNITQVLKVIGEIADQTNLLALNAAIEAARAGEQGRGFAVVADEVRALAARTQSSTAEIEQTLTKLREASNAAITAMNVTKATCLKTAETTERVASDLDNIGSSVNQINDLNTQIATAAEEQSSVSGEITRNMSAIREMVNELSTNGEVTSNETVNLATANHQLRLIVEQFKLS from the coding sequence ATGGTGACTCTGGTCGCCCTCTGCCTTTTAATCTCAAATTGGCTCTCATATATCGAATTAAAAGAGAGCACCATAGCCAATACCAATGAAAAACTCAGGAGTATTGCTAAATATGAATCGAACAACATCGAGGAGTGGTTTACAGAGAAGGCCAAATCCATCGATGCACTAGCCAGCCACTACCAACAGGGTACCTATAAGGGCAACTATGCCCAGGCAGCCAGGCTCTCTACCGATGTCGGCGGCGTCGCCCGTATCTATTTCGGCTTCGATGATGGCTCGGCCTACTCGACGGAAACCAGCAGCAAGTGGATCGACGGCAAGGCCATACCCGAACAATACGATCCACGCACCCGTCCCTGGTACCAGCAAGGTAAAGCCACCACAGCCCTGGATGTCACCGATATCTATGTCGATGACGGCACCGGCCACGATGTCATCTCTATCCTGAAAAATCTCGGTGATGGTGTCGTCCTCGGCGATATCGAGCTCACCTTTCTGGCAGATGCGGTTAAGGCCGTGGATTACCCTGGCGCCGTGGTATTAATTACCGATCAGACGGGTAAGGTACTGGCATCTGAATCCAAACGTCTGATCTCAGGCACTCACTTCTCCGATTTTGGCCTACCCGAAGTAGAACGAAATATGCTGTCACAGGACGAGGTTATGCAGGAATACACCTTAGACGGCGTCGATAAGATCGCATTTTCCAAGGCGATCAATCTGGTCAACGGCAAGAAGTGGTATCTGCTCATCGGCCTGAAAAAGTCTGTCGCTTATGCGGCCGTAGACAAGGCACTCAGTAATGCCATGATCTCCTCTCTGATCATGTTGGCGCTGGCTATCAGCGTATTATTGAGCGTGTTATACGTGATCTATAAACCCATATTACTGCTCAAGGAGATGGTTACAGAGCTGTCTAAGGGTAATGGTGATCTTACTCGTCGACTGGAGGTCAAGAACCTCGATGATTTGGGAGAGATATCTCAGGGGATCAACCAATTCATCGCCAATTTACAATCTATGATGTTGGAAGTTTTGCAATCATCGACACATATCGGTAGCAGCGTGGAGCGCCTTAAGTCAGAAACCGAAGCCAACAGCCATATCCTTGCCGCGCACACCACGGAGACCGAGCAGATCGTCGCCGCCATCGAAGAGATGAGTGCAACCGCCAACGATGTTGCCAGAAATGGTGCGGAAACCGCCTCTTTCACTCAAGTCACCAATAGCCAAACGCTGGAATCTAAGGCCGTGGTAGGTCAAGCCACCGACACTGTCGCACAACTGGTCAGGGAAGTTGAAAACACCTCCGCCAATATTGCCGAGATAGACAGAGATACGGTCAACATTACTCAAGTATTGAAAGTGATAGGTGAAATAGCCGATCAGACCAACCTGCTGGCACTGAATGCCGCGATTGAAGCCGCCAGAGCCGGAGAGCAAGGTCGGGGTTTTGCGGTGGTCGCCGATGAGGTGCGCGCTCTGGCCGCCAGGACTCAGTCGAGCACGGCCGAAATCGAACAGACTCTCACAAAGCTGAGAGAAGCCTCGAATGCGGCTATCACGGCGATGAATGTTACTAAGGCAACCTGTCTGAAAACGGCCGAGACGACGGAGCGAGTCGCATCGGATCTCGATAACATTGGCAGTTCGGTCAATCAGATCAATGACCTCAACACCCAAATCGCCACGGCCGCAGAGGAGCAAAGCTCGGTATCGGGCGAGATCACCCGCAATATGTCGGCCATCCGAGAGATGGTAAACGAGCTTTCCACCAATGGTGAAGTCACCAGCAATGAAACCGTAAATCTGGCCACCGCAAACCATCAACTCAGGTTGATCGTGGAACAGTTTAAGCTGTCTTAA
- a CDS encoding YkvA family protein: protein MSDLNKPNSDDYSDHDFWLKVKQFAKKAGREVIDNALCLYYAAQGPDTPKWAKTVIFGALAYFIAPLDAIPDLTPFVGFTDDLGALAAALAMVSVYVDDDVEKQAAEKSSAWFD, encoded by the coding sequence ATGAGTGATCTGAATAAGCCAAACAGTGATGATTACAGTGACCATGATTTCTGGCTCAAGGTAAAACAGTTTGCTAAGAAAGCGGGCCGCGAAGTGATAGACAATGCTTTATGCCTCTACTATGCGGCTCAAGGCCCCGATACGCCTAAATGGGCCAAGACCGTGATCTTTGGCGCTTTAGCCTATTTTATTGCGCCTCTCGATGCCATTCCCGATCTGACCCCCTTCGTAGGTTTTACCGATGACCTCGGCGCACTTGCCGCGGCTCTGGCCATGGTCAGCGTATATGTCGACGATGATGTGGAGAAACAGGCCGCAGAGAAGTCATCGGCCTGGTTCGATTAA
- a CDS encoding YgiQ family radical SAM protein, whose product MQVESTLFTYPKHRSELKRPAPFLPMSRKEMDKLGWDRCDIIIVTGDAYVDHPSFGMAIIGRMLEAQGFRVGIIAQPDWSNKNDFMKLGKPNLYFGVTAGNMDSMINRYTAERRMRHDDAYTAGDVGGKRPDRAVTVYTQRCKEAFKQVPVIIGGIEASLRRTAHYDYWSDKVRRSVILDAKADILVYGNAERPLVELSHRLAGGEPISELHDIRGTAVIRKAPLPGWKGVDSRKIDQLHKIDPIPNPYGADDVGCKNLSGPTDEKIFDNDAPKAISVQPPKPKPWEKSYIQLPSYEKVAADKFLYAHASRILHQEQNPGCARALFQVHAERAVWVNPPALPLNTDEMDGVFDLAYQRVPHPSYGKENIPAYDMIKTSINIMRGCFGGCSFCSITEHEGRIIQSRSQESIVNEIKDIQGKVPGFTGVISDLGGPTANMYHLGCKSEKAEQTCRRLSCIFPDICGHMDTDHQPTIDLYRAARDLPGIKKILIASGVRYDLASEDPRYVKELATHHVGGYLKIAPEHTEKGPLDMMMKPGMGSYDRFKELFDKYSKEAGKKQYLIPYFISAHPGTTNEDMVNLALWLKGEKFKLDQVQNFYPSPMANATTIYHTELNSLKNVKHTSEQIAVPKGGRQRKLHKALLRYHDPVGWPMIREALIEMGKEKLIGNGPNCLVPAESRQEREANRSKGKGGGAGKGASTNKEQGGKKAFTRFSEDQFADRKPKGKGSAEVKGKSDSSAKQGSGKTGGQADKSGSRKRPAKKNAWGTTPKHQR is encoded by the coding sequence ATGCAAGTTGAATCCACATTATTTACTTACCCTAAGCATCGCTCTGAGCTGAAGCGTCCAGCTCCTTTTTTACCTATGTCTCGTAAAGAGATGGATAAGCTGGGTTGGGACCGTTGCGACATCATCATAGTGACAGGTGACGCTTACGTGGATCATCCAAGCTTCGGTATGGCGATCATTGGACGTATGTTGGAAGCTCAGGGTTTTAGGGTGGGGATCATCGCTCAGCCGGATTGGTCTAACAAGAATGACTTTATGAAGCTGGGTAAACCCAACCTCTATTTTGGTGTCACCGCCGGCAATATGGATTCGATGATCAATCGTTACACTGCCGAGCGTCGTATGCGCCATGATGATGCCTATACCGCCGGTGACGTTGGTGGAAAGCGCCCCGACCGCGCCGTGACCGTCTATACCCAGAGGTGTAAAGAAGCATTCAAACAGGTTCCCGTGATAATCGGTGGCATAGAGGCTAGTCTTCGCCGTACCGCTCACTACGATTATTGGTCCGATAAAGTACGTCGCTCAGTTATATTGGATGCCAAAGCTGACATTCTGGTTTACGGCAATGCCGAGCGCCCTTTGGTTGAGCTTTCCCATCGTCTTGCCGGCGGTGAGCCTATTTCTGAACTGCATGATATTCGTGGTACTGCGGTTATTCGTAAAGCACCCTTACCAGGCTGGAAGGGGGTAGATTCGCGCAAAATAGATCAACTTCATAAGATCGACCCAATCCCGAATCCCTATGGTGCCGATGATGTCGGCTGCAAGAACCTGTCGGGCCCAACGGATGAGAAGATATTCGATAACGATGCCCCTAAGGCTATCAGTGTGCAGCCACCCAAACCTAAGCCTTGGGAGAAGAGTTATATACAACTTCCAAGTTATGAAAAAGTGGCGGCAGACAAATTTCTCTATGCTCATGCATCCCGAATTTTGCACCAAGAGCAGAATCCTGGCTGCGCCAGAGCGCTGTTTCAGGTTCATGCGGAGCGCGCTGTCTGGGTCAATCCACCTGCGTTACCGTTAAATACCGATGAGATGGATGGAGTGTTTGATCTGGCGTATCAGCGTGTTCCCCATCCTTCATATGGTAAAGAGAATATACCTGCCTATGACATGATTAAGACCTCTATCAACATCATGCGTGGTTGTTTCGGTGGCTGCTCATTCTGCTCTATTACCGAGCATGAAGGGCGGATTATTCAGAGCCGTTCACAAGAGTCGATTGTGAACGAGATCAAAGACATTCAGGGTAAAGTTCCTGGTTTTACCGGGGTGATCTCAGATCTTGGTGGACCGACGGCCAACATGTATCACTTAGGCTGTAAGAGTGAGAAGGCTGAACAAACCTGTCGCCGACTCTCCTGCATCTTCCCCGATATTTGTGGCCATATGGATACCGACCATCAACCTACTATAGACCTGTATCGGGCTGCTCGAGATCTGCCCGGCATTAAGAAAATTTTGATTGCCTCGGGTGTACGATATGATCTGGCATCCGAAGACCCTCGTTATGTCAAAGAGCTGGCAACCCATCATGTCGGCGGCTATCTCAAGATTGCCCCGGAGCATACCGAGAAAGGGCCGCTCGATATGATGATGAAGCCGGGAATGGGCAGCTATGATAGATTTAAAGAGCTGTTCGATAAATATTCGAAAGAGGCGGGTAAGAAGCAGTACCTTATCCCGTACTTTATCTCGGCTCACCCGGGGACGACCAATGAAGATATGGTGAATCTGGCGCTATGGCTGAAAGGTGAGAAATTCAAGCTGGATCAGGTGCAGAACTTTTATCCATCGCCCATGGCGAACGCGACGACTATCTATCATACCGAGCTGAATTCACTGAAAAATGTGAAGCACACCAGCGAGCAGATCGCGGTGCCTAAAGGTGGACGTCAACGTAAACTGCACAAAGCCCTGCTGCGCTATCATGATCCTGTCGGCTGGCCGATGATCCGTGAGGCGCTGATTGAGATGGGCAAAGAGAAGCTTATCGGTAACGGCCCTAACTGTTTAGTGCCGGCAGAGTCCCGCCAAGAGCGTGAAGCGAACCGTAGTAAAGGTAAAGGCGGTGGTGCGGGCAAAGGGGCGAGTACGAATAAAGAGCAAGGGGGCAAGAAAGCCTTTACCCGCTTCTCTGAAGATCAGTTTGCCGATCGCAAACCTAAAGGCAAAGGGAGCGCAGAAGTTAAGGGCAAAAGTGACTCATCTGCTAAGCAGGGCTCTGGGAAGACTGGTGGACAGGCTGATAAATCGGGTTCACGCAAGCGTCCGGCAAAGAAAAATGCTTGGGGAACCACGCCTAAGCACCAAAGATAG
- a CDS encoding MAPEG family protein, translated as MSVAISGLYISITAILVVMFAMRVIQLRRKHKIGLGSSGNEELRLANRVHANLVENAPIAMILLLVAEQNHLPGLFLHILGIVWVIGRILHAIGLTQGRGGYHLGRFWGGLLSWLVILILAGINFGYFFFSLG; from the coding sequence ATGTCAGTTGCCATTTCAGGCCTGTATATCAGCATTACTGCAATTTTAGTCGTCATGTTTGCAATGCGAGTGATTCAATTACGTAGGAAGCATAAAATTGGTTTGGGTAGTTCCGGCAATGAAGAGTTAAGGCTGGCTAATCGGGTGCACGCTAATTTAGTGGAAAATGCACCGATAGCCATGATTTTATTGCTGGTGGCAGAGCAGAACCATCTACCTGGGCTGTTTTTGCATATTCTGGGCATCGTGTGGGTCATAGGTCGAATCTTGCATGCGATAGGTTTGACACAAGGTCGGGGCGGTTATCATCTGGGCCGTTTTTGGGGAGGGTTACTGAGTTGGTTGGTTATTCTGATCCTCGCTGGTATTAACTTTGGCTATTTCTTCTTTAGCTTGGGGTAA
- a CDS encoding threonine/serine ThrE exporter family protein yields MNNEEFLEKRRFIIKLGKSLHKFGTPAYRLEAHLQAVSELLGLEGYFLISPTAMTFVLQHDTDQEYNHVARVKPGELDLGALARTDELVEELVSGKRTLQEALERLDEIANKPNAYGSLLTLLAFGCSAGAFAMLMGTSWNDVFWSALLGFMVYGLVYRAERSKRMAEMLEPLAAILCALVASGIAQLDPHINLPVVILSGIIIFVPGLALTLGLAELAARDLISGTARVMDACMLLFKLYFGAIFGMVIGKAIFGEAIYFEPDPVPQVAIWSAVPILSMALVIIFKARMKDSPWGVLAGIVAFFSSMLGGIYLGDSIGIFFGAFAVGVYSNLFARWMKAPASIALLQGIVILVPGSKTYIGLNTLILGETMLNQSHIGSQIFLIFMSLVAGLIFANVAVSPRRTL; encoded by the coding sequence GTGAACAACGAAGAATTTCTAGAGAAACGTCGATTTATCATTAAGTTAGGCAAGTCTCTACACAAGTTTGGCACCCCGGCTTACCGGCTCGAAGCTCACCTTCAAGCCGTCTCAGAACTCTTGGGACTCGAGGGCTATTTTCTTATCTCTCCCACTGCCATGACCTTCGTTCTTCAACACGATACCGATCAAGAGTACAACCACGTAGCCAGGGTAAAGCCGGGTGAATTAGATCTCGGAGCCCTGGCCCGTACCGATGAACTGGTCGAGGAGTTAGTTTCTGGTAAGCGCACTCTTCAGGAAGCCTTAGAACGACTGGACGAGATAGCCAATAAACCTAATGCTTATGGCTCACTGCTCACCTTATTGGCATTTGGCTGCTCGGCAGGAGCCTTTGCCATGCTGATGGGAACAAGCTGGAACGATGTGTTTTGGTCTGCCCTGCTTGGTTTCATGGTCTATGGACTGGTCTATCGCGCCGAACGCTCTAAACGTATGGCCGAAATGCTCGAACCTTTAGCCGCTATCCTATGTGCCCTGGTCGCCAGTGGCATCGCTCAACTTGATCCCCATATCAACCTCCCTGTGGTGATTCTGTCCGGCATCATTATCTTTGTTCCCGGTCTCGCGCTCACCTTAGGCTTAGCTGAGCTCGCTGCCAGAGATCTGATATCCGGGACCGCCCGTGTCATGGATGCGTGTATGCTGCTGTTTAAGCTCTATTTTGGAGCAATTTTCGGCATGGTGATTGGCAAGGCGATATTTGGCGAAGCCATCTACTTTGAACCCGATCCGGTACCACAAGTTGCCATCTGGTCTGCCGTGCCTATCCTCTCGATGGCACTGGTGATCATATTTAAGGCCCGTATGAAAGACTCCCCTTGGGGAGTGCTCGCAGGCATTGTCGCCTTCTTCTCATCTATGTTGGGTGGCATCTACTTAGGCGACTCTATCGGTATCTTCTTTGGCGCGTTCGCAGTGGGCGTCTACTCAAACCTGTTTGCACGCTGGATGAAAGCCCCCGCTTCTATCGCCCTACTCCAAGGTATCGTTATTCTGGTTCCGGGTAGTAAAACCTATATTGGACTCAACACGCTTATCTTAGGCGAGACAATGCTTAACCAGTCACATATTGGTAGCCAGATTTTTCTGATATTTATGTCACTCGTCGCCGGATTAATTTTCGCCAACGTCGCCGTATCACCGCGAAGAACGCTATAA
- a CDS encoding sortase B protein-sorting domain-containing protein produces the protein MKKLSGSDSSKMGLLVTIILLSFFPLVGSPSIEFTSSPQLAVEAKRLAMKRDRYDLLPCIGSPYMSTFRLAEEKVNSFLTI, from the coding sequence ATGAAAAAACTATCAGGGTCTGACTCATCGAAAATGGGGTTGCTGGTGACAATTATCTTACTCAGCTTTTTTCCCCTGGTTGGCTCACCTTCCATCGAATTTACCTCTTCTCCCCAACTAGCCGTAGAGGCTAAAAGGCTGGCAATGAAAAGAGATAGATACGACTTATTACCCTGCATAGGTTCGCCTTATATGAGTACCTTTCGATTGGCTGAAGAGAAAGTGAACAGTTTTCTTACAATTTAA
- a CDS encoding ShlB/FhaC/HecB family hemolysin secretion/activation protein: MEGEPTRGKKLSKIIVTSNPIFDESDPDSFFIHRWANYLHINTREPVILNKLPFSKESRISQKDLEEAQRNLRSEPYIRDAKISFSKRDPQADTPAEGETVLVETWDNWSLLPTISFSRSGGDSEFSVGIKEDNLLGYGVRTRMNYQSDADRTGYKLAFEAPLDNFIKHSKLGVSFYDNSDGQSKQLYFYKPFYTLDTKDSYSITYLDDLRNDTLKQNGMDINEFEVKQDFINLVYGWRISKNDNARSRIITGLTQDKNQFSHVDTYPGSRLPQDRDFIYPWVAYEFLQDDYTVLNNVHLINNNEDFNLGWHHYLKFGLETNDTDSSSPFGYHINWKTTRGYKDEAELLLLEFNGTSTLATTQDDFYRINASAEYFYQIHPKWTTYAKTRISTSKNNYLDQTFALGDDTGIRGYPNDYQHGDNQWLLTAELRHYPHINLYQLAELGWAAFVDVGQAFGGPDENNEVSAPIGSLGIGARIFSSHSSYGNVAHIDFSVPFTSGEEVNSWEWRFQVKNHF; this comes from the coding sequence ATGGAAGGTGAGCCAACCAGGGGAAAAAAGCTGAGTAAGATAATTGTCACCAGCAACCCCATTTTCGATGAGTCAGACCCTGATAGTTTTTTCATTCATCGCTGGGCCAACTACCTGCATATCAATACCAGAGAGCCGGTGATCTTAAATAAGCTTCCTTTCTCAAAAGAGAGTCGTATTAGCCAGAAAGATCTCGAAGAGGCCCAGAGAAACTTACGATCCGAGCCCTATATACGAGACGCTAAAATCAGCTTCTCAAAGAGAGACCCGCAGGCGGATACTCCCGCTGAAGGTGAAACCGTATTGGTAGAGACATGGGATAACTGGTCCCTGTTGCCAACGATTAGTTTCTCACGTAGCGGAGGTGATAGTGAATTTTCGGTTGGAATAAAGGAAGATAACCTGCTGGGATATGGTGTAAGAACACGAATGAATTATCAGTCTGACGCCGACAGAACAGGTTATAAGCTTGCTTTCGAGGCTCCGCTGGATAACTTCATCAAACACTCTAAATTAGGTGTCAGCTTTTACGACAACAGTGACGGCCAGTCGAAACAGCTTTACTTTTACAAACCCTTTTATACCTTAGATACCAAAGATAGCTATTCCATTACCTATCTGGACGACCTGCGCAACGATACCCTCAAACAGAATGGAATGGATATCAACGAGTTTGAGGTTAAGCAGGATTTCATTAATCTGGTTTATGGTTGGCGCATATCGAAAAACGATAATGCCAGATCTCGAATTATCACGGGATTAACCCAAGATAAAAATCAATTCTCTCATGTAGACACCTACCCGGGCTCGAGACTTCCTCAAGATAGAGACTTTATTTATCCCTGGGTCGCCTATGAGTTTCTTCAGGATGATTATACCGTTCTCAACAATGTTCACCTGATAAACAATAACGAAGACTTTAACTTAGGCTGGCACCACTATCTGAAGTTTGGTTTAGAGACCAATGATACCGATAGCAGCTCCCCCTTTGGTTACCATATAAACTGGAAAACAACCCGTGGCTATAAAGATGAAGCAGAGCTGCTGCTACTGGAATTTAACGGGACATCGACCTTAGCCACTACTCAGGATGATTTCTACCGAATCAATGCATCGGCAGAATACTTTTACCAGATCCACCCTAAGTGGACGACCTATGCTAAGACAAGGATCAGCACCTCAAAGAATAACTACCTGGATCAGACCTTCGCCCTGGGGGATGACACCGGGATCAGAGGCTATCCCAATGATTATCAACATGGTGACAATCAGTGGTTATTGACCGCAGAGCTCCGCCACTATCCGCACATTAACCTCTACCAACTCGCGGAACTAGGCTGGGCTGCATTTGTCGATGTAGGCCAGGCTTTCGGGGGCCCGGATGAGAATAATGAAGTGTCAGCCCCTATTGGCAGCTTAGGTATTGGAGCCCGAATTTTCTCGTCTCACTCCAGCTATGGAAATGTGGCTCATATCGACTTTAGCGTGCCTTTCACCTCCGGAGAGGAGGTCAATAGCTGGGAGTGGCGCTTCCAGGTAAAAAACCATTTCTAA
- a CDS encoding substrate-binding periplasmic protein: MKIVCHEFAPFSYQDQQQNITGILVEIARLACQDWPQGCEIELLPNKRAKQQFNQGLAHGHFQGWNEERALTTWFSIPLLQTEYGFYSPLAQPLTDLKQTSGKNIGAFGPSNTLTSLINIDRQQVRLGLPPMEIILSSSGDEQPLKMLHKRRFDAYYVNKEVGAYYAKHLGLNDLYYLSSGQPIHYFIGFKMKHNEYETIKAFNHLLVKLYQNHRFDEIFAKWKMIPSPLLPTEFPDLNVPY; encoded by the coding sequence TTGAAGATCGTCTGCCACGAGTTCGCCCCCTTTAGTTATCAGGACCAGCAACAGAATATCACCGGAATACTTGTGGAGATCGCACGCCTGGCTTGTCAGGATTGGCCTCAAGGCTGTGAGATAGAGTTGCTTCCCAATAAACGGGCAAAACAGCAGTTCAATCAGGGGCTGGCCCACGGACATTTTCAGGGGTGGAACGAAGAGCGGGCACTCACGACCTGGTTCTCTATTCCACTACTGCAAACAGAATATGGTTTTTACTCACCATTGGCACAACCCCTGACAGATCTCAAACAGACCTCAGGCAAGAACATTGGCGCCTTCGGCCCCTCAAATACACTCACATCCTTGATAAATATCGACAGGCAACAGGTACGACTCGGGCTTCCCCCTATGGAGATTATTCTATCCAGCTCCGGCGATGAGCAGCCATTGAAGATGCTGCATAAGAGACGGTTCGATGCCTACTATGTCAATAAAGAGGTCGGGGCCTATTACGCCAAACATCTAGGTTTGAATGACCTATATTACCTCTCCAGCGGCCAGCCGATACATTACTTCATCGGGTTCAAGATGAAACATAATGAGTATGAAACGATTAAGGCATTTAACCACCTGCTGGTAAAGCTATATCAAAATCATCGTTTCGATGAGATATTTGCAAAATGGAAGATGATCCCTTCACCGCTTCTGCCGACCGAGTTTCCCGACCTGAATGTACCTTATTAA